From a single Sus scrofa isolate TJ Tabasco breed Duroc chromosome 13, Sscrofa11.1, whole genome shotgun sequence genomic region:
- the LOC100621756 gene encoding olfactory receptor 5H8-like: METKNATELTEFVLTGLTHQQECKIPLFLLFLVIYIITIMGNLGLIALICNDLQLHIPMYLFLGNLAFVDTWLSSTVTPKMLVNILTKSKMISLSECMTQCFSFLVSATTECFLLATMAYDRCVAICNPLLYPMIMTNRQCLRMLVSSFVGGLLHALIHTGFLFRLTFCNSNIIHHFYCDIMPLFKISCTDPSINVLMLFIFSGSIQVFTILIILVSYTRVLFTILKKKSLQGIRKAFSTCGSHLLSVSLYYGPLLFMYVRPGSVQAGDQDMIDSLFYTVIIPLINPIIYSLRNKSVIDSLGKTLKRNTRI; encoded by the coding sequence atggaaacaaaaaatgcAACAGAGCTGACAGAGTTTGTTCTCACAGGACTTACACATCAACAGGAATGTAAAATTCCTCTGTTCTTGTTGTTCTTAGTTATATACATCATCACCATCATGGGGAATCTTGGTCTGATTGCTCTCATCTGCAATGACCTTCAACTTCATATTCCCATGTACTTATTTCTTGGGAACTTGGCTTTTGTGGATACTTGGTTAtcctccacagtgacccccaAGATGCTGGTCAACATCCTCACCAAGAGTAAGatgatctctctctctgaatGCATGAcacaatgtttttcctttttagtcagTGCAACCACAGAATGTTTTCTGCTGGCAACAATGGCGTATGACCGCTGTGTAGCCATTTGCAACCCGTTACTTTATCCAATGATTATGACTAATAGGCAATGCCTGAGAATGCTGGTCTCATCATTTGTAGGTGGTCTTCTTCATGCCTTAATTCATACAGGTTTTTTATTCAGATTAACTTTCTGTAATTCCAACataattcatcatttttattgtgaCATCATGCCATTGTTTAAAATTTCCTGTACTGATCCTTCTATTAATGTTCTGATGCTATTCATTTTCTCTGGTTCAATTCAGGTGTTTACAATTCTCATTATTCTTGTCTCTTATACACGAGTCCtgttcacaattttaaaaaagaaatctttacaaGGCATAaggaaggccttctccacctgtggatCCCACCTCCTATCTGTCTCTTTATACTATGGGCCTCTTCTCTTCATGTATGTGCGCCCTGGGTCTGTGCAGGCAGGTGATCAAGATATGATTGACTCTCTATTTTATACTGTTATAATTCCTTTAATAAATCCAattatctacagcctgagaaataAGAGTGTCATAGATTCACTGGGAAAAACATTAAAGAGAAATACTCGTATCTGA